The Henckelia pumila isolate YLH828 chromosome 2, ASM3356847v2, whole genome shotgun sequence genome includes a window with the following:
- the LOC140885275 gene encoding uncharacterized protein isoform X1: protein MKIMTLEDFFTLAEMNNGLMVPSRVRELVTVMMNDIGCYAKNVCEATRQWSALARAIAATENKDCLNLFIQLDGLQFIYKWLKDAQEYSNEASDSYAEESITHLLQVLEKLHENNDKMFSSEIWTVVNDLRAHNSLRVQDKARVLFESWEKKRMGEEKKTSGDSVSDVGANGDFTADGMGTCVNIVTKDAPEYCVRDMSPSNNAPGEEGVSETATCMDGLQADPVESEPNSDMLLDPLLTDDRPSNHSSSPSISNPAEEPLVQPPKGATSATVSCPDVSGKCHELEVIGDVKDITKIGSSPWKLGLPKEPKLLEEIPFPSSLDAADAMDSSTEPTSLAVSGDKNLCGEGWSTWIDQKASDFDGKVATSNGHSNRRQSSSAFDTKEGGEFNHHVLWSSSSGKHYQEDLEDERTALLTNEDDGKINRHDLRIRDYVLATDYSFFKKDKDREHEPSGKKSSVNLDYGLLDPLEFARQVAIEVQREVVDYREQSCSSEKLPGENVQPSFSLDSVSGNQSHASGGSSKETANDPELSDEVSSGQEESSASSKDTNAEPTNGIQDVEISQVTEESLEETNKEKGVCNFDLNVEVCSEDVDRPMNQFSAPVSVVSASRPVAAPGFPTAPLQFGGNLGWKGSASTSAFRPASSRRMPDIDKDLSNGGRSSSSKHRQELLDIDLNVAESGDGRTRNLSADKQVLTSLSLPSGESSVEMKSRSEHIALDLNLASEVGGGLMDWRAGQLFPQRQFLQSLSNSSTSSIKQPSLKNIDLNDHPSFTNDSFNHSQLSKYSQNLNFPGSVKSDDSVISILGTRVEVNHKEFAAQTQPVPNGKTSELAFDINYGRTGSFLGMGSVLPFVHSTFYGCSNIAPAPPPPPPPPPAHGMPFSSTIYGPGGPIPYMVDSRGAPVIPQIVGSASALPMAFSQPPFFLDTTHSSFSYSGGSSRSMLDLNSGTTMEGGNKDPTSLGLFLNSGPARPMDEQIWSTSQPTISSGFGGKRKEPENGWEHYPPKPHPPPWI from the coding sequence ATGAAAATAATGACTCTCGAAGACTTTTTTACTTTGGCTGAGATGAACAATGGGCTTATGGTCCCTTCTCGAGTTAGGGAACTTGTGACAGTCATGATGAATGATATAGGTTGCTATGCGAAAAATGTCTGTGAAGCAACCAGGCAGTGGTCGGCACTTGCAAGGGCTATAGCTGCCACTGAGAATAAGGATTGTCTTAATCTTTTCATTCAGCTAGACGGACTTCAATTTATTTATAAGTGGTTGAAGGATGCCCAGGAGTATAGCAATGAAGCAAGTGACAGCTATGCCGAAGAATCAATTACTCATTTGTTACAAGTACTGGAAAAACTTCATGAAAACAATGACAAGATGTTTTCTTCTGAAATCTGGACTGTTGTCAATGATCTCCGTGCCCACAATAGTTTGAGGGTTCAGGATAAAGCTCGAGTGCTGTTTGAAAGCTGGGAAAAAAAGAGAATGGGTGAGGAGAAAAAAACATCTGGTGATTCTGTATCAGATGTTGGAGCAAATGGAGATTTTACTGCTGATGGGATGGGGACATGTGTAAATATTGTAACAAAAGATGCTCCGGAATATTGTGTAAGAGATATGTCTCCTTCCAATAACGCTCCTGGTGAAGAAGGAGTATCAGAGACTGCTACATGTATGGATGGTCTTCAAGCTGATCCAGTTGAAAGTGAACCCAATTCAGACATGCTCTTAGATCCCCTACTTACAGATGATAGGCCTTCAAATCATAGCAGTTCACCTTCCATCTCCAATCCTGCTGAAGAGCCCCTTGTACAGCCACCTAAAGGTGCTACCTCAGCAACAGTATCCTGTCCAGATGTTTCTGGAAAGTGTCACGAGTTGGAGGTGATTGGTGATGTGAAGGATATCACAAAAATTGGGAGTTCTCCATGGAAATTAGGTTTGCCAAAGGAACCCAAGTTACTCGAAGAAATCCCATTTCCTTCTAGTTTGGATGCTGCAGATGCAATGGATTCTTCGACCGAACCTACCTCCCTTGCTGTTTCTGGTGATAAAAACTTGTGTGGTGAAGGGTGGTCAACGTGGATAGATCAGAAAGCTAGCGACTTTGATGGAAAGGTTGCCACGAGCAATGGACATTCAAATAGAAGACAAAGCTCGAGCGCATTTGATACTAAAGAAGGGGGTGAATTTAACCATCATGTGTTGTGGAGCTCCTCCAGCGGTAAACATTATCAGGAAGATCTTGAGGATGAAAGGACTGCCTTGCTAACAAATGAAGATGATGGAAAGATCAACAGACATGACCTGAGAATTCGTGATTATGTTCTGGCAACTGATTACAGTTTTTTCAAAAAAGACAAGGATAGAGAGCATGAGCCATCAGGCAAGAAGTCTTCTGTTAACCTAGACTATGGACTTTTAGATCCTCTGGAATTTGCGAGGCAAGTTGCCATAGAAGTACAGAGAGAAGTGGTGGATTACAGAGAACAAAGTTGTAGTTCTGAGAAACTGCCAGGAGAAAATGTACAGCCTTCTTTTAGCCTCGACTCCGTGAGCGGAAATCAGTCCCATGCTAGTGGTGGCTCATCAAAAGAGACAGCAAATGACCCAGAGCTGTCTGATGAAGTTTCGTCTGGGCAGGAAGAATCTTCTGCTAGCTCTAAAGACACAAATGCCGAGCCAACAAATGGTATCCAAGATGTTGAAATCTCTCAAGTCACCGAGGAGTCTCTGGAGGAAACAAATAAAGAGAAAGGTGTGTGCAATTTTGATCTAAATGTAGAGGTTTGTTCGGAAGATGTCGATCGCCCTATGAATCAATTTTCAGCACCAGTCTCTGTTGTCTCTGCTTCGAGACCAGTTGCAGCTCCTGGGTTCCCTACGGCTCCTTTACAGTTTGGAGGGAATCTTGGCTGGAAAGGTTCTGCTTCGACAAGTGCTTTTCGACCTGCATCTTCCCGCCGAATGCCTGATATTGATAAGGATCTTTCCAACGGGGGGAGAAGCAGCAGCTCAAAGCATCGACAAGAATTGCTTGATATTGATCTGAATGTAGCGGAAAGTGGAGATGGCAGAACAAGAAACCTGTCCGCAGATAAACAAGTCCTTACATCTTTGAGTCTTCCATCCGGGGAATCTTCTGTGGAAATGAAATCAAGATCCGAACATATTGCATTGGACCTGAATCTTGCAAGTGAAGTTGGAGGTGGGCTGATGGATTGGCGGGCCGGGCAGCTCTTTCCCCAGAGACAATTTCTACAGAGCCTGTCAAATTCTTCAACTTCTTCAATAAAGCAgccttctttaaaaaatatCGACCTGAATGATCATCCATCTTTTACCAATGATTCTTTCAATCATTCCCAGTTAAGCAAGTACTCTCAAAATCTCAATTTTCCCGGAAGTGTGAAATCAGATGACTCAGTAATATCCATATTGGGCACAAGAGTGGAGGTCAATCATAAAGAATTTGCAGCTCAAACTCAGCCCGTCCCAAATGGCAAAACATCAGAGCTTGCTTTTGACATTAACTATGGGAGAACAGGTAGTTTTCTAGGAATGGGATCTGTCCTTCCATTTGTCCACTCTACATTTTATGGTTGCAGTAACATTGCACCtgcacctccacctccacctccacctccacctgcACATGGAATGCCTTTCTCCTCCACAATCTATGGACCTGGGGGACCTATTCCTTACATGGTGGATTCTAGAGGAGCCCCCGTTATCCCCCAAATTGTTGGCTCAGCTTCAGCGCTTCCAATGGCTTTCTCTCAACCACCATTTTTTCTAGACACAACCCACTCAAGTTTTTCATACAGCGGAGGTTCCTCGCGGAGTATGTTAGATCTCAATTCTGGAACAACGATGGAAGGAGGGAACAAGGACCCTACAAGCTTGGGACTGTTCTTAAATTCAGGCCCGGCTCGACCCATGGATGAGCAGATATGGTCCACTTCCCAACCAACTATTAGTTCAGGCTTTGGTGGAAAACGAAAAGAACCCGAAAATGGCTGGGAGCATTATCCCCCAAAACCTCACCCTCCGCCTTGGATATGA